From the Candidatus Methanoperedens sp. genome, one window contains:
- a CDS encoding OmpA family protein, with protein MATPPIIIIKKKGGQGGHHGGAWKVAYADFVTAMMALFIVLWLMNSSKQLQVAVGGYFKDPTGTAKKVGTNQSGSGENFQLTKQNLAELKEQLQRNIRSINDLEKLRKNIEMTVTAEGLRIELLESEKGTFFDSGSSALNKSGTEMLVLLAEELGQVPNHISIEGHTDAKPFAERANYGNWELSSDRANAARRLMQQSGVRADQVSQVRGFGPRR; from the coding sequence ATGGCGACTCCCCCGATCATCATCATCAAGAAAAAAGGCGGCCAAGGTGGACATCACGGTGGCGCCTGGAAAGTCGCATACGCCGACTTTGTTACGGCCATGATGGCGCTGTTCATCGTCTTGTGGCTGATGAACAGCAGCAAGCAACTGCAGGTGGCAGTGGGAGGATACTTCAAAGATCCGACCGGAACAGCAAAGAAGGTGGGAACGAACCAGTCCGGATCGGGAGAGAATTTCCAGCTCACGAAGCAGAACCTGGCAGAACTCAAAGAGCAGCTGCAACGGAACATTCGAAGCATCAACGATCTGGAAAAGCTGCGCAAGAATATCGAGATGACGGTCACGGCGGAAGGTCTGCGGATCGAGTTGCTGGAATCGGAGAAAGGAACGTTCTTCGACAGTGGGAGTTCCGCCCTGAACAAGAGCGGGACGGAGATGCTGGTTCTGTTGGCGGAGGAATTGGGACAGGTTCCGAATCACATTTCCATCGAGGGGCACACCGACGCCAAACCGTTCGCCGAACGGGCCAACTACGGCAACTGGGAACTCTCGTCGGACCGCGCGAATGCCGCCCGGCGGCTGATGCAGCAATCGGGTGTCCGCGCGGACCAGGTCTCGCAGGTGCGTGGCTTCGGCCCCCGCCGATAA
- the motA gene encoding flagellar motor stator protein MotA, with protein MFSIIGIVIVFGCIVAGYLMEHGNLKVLAQPAELLIIGGAALGTVLISNPVHILKEIVGGVAGTFGSSKYGKERYIESLKMMYELLNKARKEGLVALESDIEEPDKSALLSKYGDFVKNHHALNFVCDTMRMAVSGGVEVFDLDQMLESDMEVHHHEATQPVSALSTMADSLPGLGIVAAVLGVVITMGALGGPPEEIGHKVAAALVGTFLGILLCYGLVGPLAARMGKMSDEEQAFLQVMRVVMVAFLKGIAPIMAVEIGRRSVPGHVRPSFKEVEQACRGGGAAAPAAAAAAGG; from the coding sequence ATGTTCTCAATCATTGGAATTGTGATTGTCTTCGGCTGCATTGTTGCCGGTTACCTGATGGAACACGGCAACCTGAAAGTGCTGGCGCAACCGGCCGAACTGCTCATCATCGGGGGCGCTGCGCTGGGCACCGTGCTGATCTCCAATCCCGTGCACATTCTGAAAGAGATCGTGGGTGGTGTGGCAGGAACATTTGGGTCTTCGAAGTACGGCAAGGAGCGCTACATCGAGTCGTTGAAGATGATGTATGAACTGCTCAATAAGGCACGCAAGGAAGGTCTGGTGGCCCTCGAGTCGGACATCGAGGAACCGGACAAGAGTGCGCTGCTCTCCAAGTACGGGGATTTCGTCAAGAATCATCACGCGTTGAATTTTGTGTGCGACACCATGCGGATGGCGGTGAGCGGCGGCGTGGAGGTATTCGATCTGGATCAGATGCTGGAAAGCGACATGGAAGTGCATCATCACGAAGCGACGCAACCCGTTTCTGCGCTCAGCACGATGGCGGACTCGCTGCCGGGACTGGGCATCGTAGCGGCGGTGTTGGGCGTGGTCATCACGATGGGGGCGTTGGGCGGTCCACCGGAGGAAATCGGGCACAAAGTGGCGGCCGCGCTGGTCGGAACGTTCCTGGGCATCTTGCTGTGTTACGGGCTGGTGGGTCCGCTGGCGGCACGCATGGGGAAGATGTCAGACGAAGAGCAGGCGTTTTTGCAGGTCATGCGGGTGGTCATGGTTGCGTTTCTGAAAGGGATTGCGCCCATTATGGCAGTCGAAATTGGACGGCGATCGGTGCCGGGCCACGTGCGTCCTTCGTTCAAAGAAGTGGAGCAGGCTTGCCGTGGCGGCGGAGCAGCAGCACCAGCGGCAGCGGCCGCAGCAGGGGGATAA
- a CDS encoding thioredoxin domain-containing protein yields MTTGSHNSLARASSSYLRSAMHQPIQWHEWGEEAFAAARRDNMPMLLDIGAVWCHWCHVMDRESYDDPEVAKIVNEHFVALKVDRDERPDIDSRYQAAVGALTGQGGWPLTAFLTPEGKPFFGGTYFPPADQYGRPSFKRVLISIANAYREKQGEVLEQANMVASAIAQAESFAGRSGTVSAAVIEAITESALKMFDERHGGFGSAPKFPHPAALDLLMDQYVRTGNEELRHVFASTLEHMARGGVYDQLAGGFHRYSVDERWIVPHFEKMCYDNSELLKNYVHAYQATGSEFFAEVARDIIRWMDAWLSDRGHGGFYASQDADYSMEDDGDYFTWTLGEAKAALSEDEAAVATIYYDISEIGEMHHNPAKNVLHVWAGVEEIARRLNLNEERVRELLASAKKKMYAARLVRPTPYVDKTVYAGWNAMCVSAYLEAARVLDLAEARQFALRSLDRLIAEGWNSGIEPTLADKSVRPTLKHVIAYSDPKAERRETSGGLDDYAFSVIACLDAYEATADMSYFRFARAMADAMIARFFDPVAGGFFDVAGAPADNPAEESNVLGILGTRRKPFQDSPTPAGNSGAAIALLRLHGYTNEASYRDQAEQTLEVFAGVAGQHGIFAATYGLAAMRFSHPHTQVVIVDQDDAAASLLRAAVKPLGLNTAVLRLAANGVVAQNLPPALAETIPNLPALREGRSFAVMCSGFTCQPPVFDAEELGRSLGSRARPAA; encoded by the coding sequence ATGACCACCGGTTCGCACAATTCCCTTGCCCGCGCTTCTTCTTCCTATCTGCGTTCGGCTATGCATCAACCGATCCAGTGGCATGAATGGGGGGAGGAGGCCTTCGCCGCCGCCCGCCGGGACAACATGCCGATGCTTTTGGATATTGGGGCGGTCTGGTGTCACTGGTGCCATGTGATGGACCGCGAGTCGTATGACGATCCGGAAGTGGCGAAGATCGTCAACGAACATTTTGTAGCGCTGAAGGTGGATCGGGATGAGCGTCCGGATATTGACAGCCGGTACCAGGCGGCGGTGGGCGCGCTGACCGGGCAGGGTGGGTGGCCGTTGACCGCGTTCCTTACGCCGGAGGGCAAGCCGTTTTTTGGCGGGACGTACTTCCCTCCGGCGGACCAGTATGGGCGGCCCAGTTTCAAGCGTGTGCTTATTTCGATTGCTAATGCTTATCGCGAGAAGCAGGGCGAGGTGCTGGAGCAGGCCAACATGGTGGCGAGCGCGATTGCGCAGGCGGAGTCGTTTGCGGGACGGAGCGGCACTGTTTCTGCGGCGGTGATTGAGGCAATAACAGAGTCGGCTTTGAAGATGTTTGACGAGCGCCATGGCGGGTTTGGGAGCGCTCCGAAGTTTCCGCATCCAGCGGCGCTCGACCTCTTGATGGATCAGTACGTCCGCACCGGCAACGAAGAACTCCGCCATGTTTTTGCCAGCACGTTGGAACACATGGCGCGCGGCGGCGTGTATGACCAGCTGGCGGGGGGATTTCACCGCTATTCGGTCGATGAGCGCTGGATCGTGCCGCACTTCGAGAAGATGTGCTACGACAACTCGGAGCTGCTGAAGAATTACGTGCACGCTTATCAGGCGACCGGCAGCGAGTTCTTTGCCGAAGTAGCGCGCGACATCATTCGGTGGATGGACGCATGGCTCAGCGACCGCGGGCACGGCGGCTTTTATGCTTCGCAGGACGCCGATTACTCGATGGAGGACGACGGCGACTACTTCACATGGACTCTTGGTGAGGCGAAGGCCGCGTTGTCCGAGGACGAGGCGGCGGTGGCGACGATCTATTACGACATCAGTGAAATCGGCGAGATGCACCACAATCCGGCGAAGAATGTGCTTCATGTGTGGGCGGGAGTGGAGGAGATCGCGCGGCGGCTGAATTTGAACGAGGAGCGGGTGCGCGAGCTGTTGGCTTCGGCGAAGAAGAAAATGTATGCGGCGCGGCTGGTGCGTCCTACACCTTATGTGGACAAGACGGTGTATGCGGGCTGGAATGCGATGTGCGTTTCCGCCTACCTCGAAGCGGCACGGGTGCTGGACCTGGCGGAGGCACGGCAGTTTGCGCTGCGATCGCTGGATCGGCTGATTGCTGAGGGCTGGAATTCCGGGATCGAGCCGACGTTGGCGGACAAGAGTGTCCGCCCTACACTTAAGCATGTCATCGCCTATTCGGATCCGAAGGCAGAACGGCGTGAGACTTCCGGGGGGCTGGATGACTACGCTTTCAGTGTGATCGCTTGTCTGGATGCGTACGAAGCGACCGCCGACATGAGTTACTTCCGGTTTGCACGCGCGATGGCGGATGCGATGATCGCGCGGTTCTTCGATCCGGTGGCGGGCGGGTTCTTTGATGTGGCTGGCGCACCCGCAGACAACCCGGCCGAGGAATCGAATGTGCTCGGGATTCTGGGCACTCGCCGCAAGCCGTTCCAGGATTCGCCGACGCCGGCGGGAAATTCGGGGGCGGCGATCGCGCTGTTGAGATTGCATGGATACACGAATGAGGCGTCGTATCGGGACCAGGCTGAGCAGACCTTGGAGGTGTTTGCCGGAGTCGCGGGACAGCATGGCATCTTTGCCGCGACTTACGGCTTGGCGGCGATGCGCTTCAGCCATCCGCACACGCAGGTGGTCATTGTCGATCAGGATGATGCCGCTGCGAGTTTATTGCGCGCAGCGGTGAAACCATTGGGACTGAACACGGCGGTTCTGCGGCTAGCGGCAAATGGGGTAGTCGCGCAGAACTTGCCTCCGGCGCTGGCGGAGACAATTCCGAATCTTCCGGCTCTGCGAGAGGGGCGGTCGTTCGCCGTGATGTGTTCGGGGTTTACATGTCAGCCGCCGGTGTTCGACGCGGAAGAGCTTGGGCGGAGTTTGGGTTCGCGCGCGCGGCCAGCGGCTTGA